A section of the Lampris incognitus isolate fLamInc1 chromosome 8, fLamInc1.hap2, whole genome shotgun sequence genome encodes:
- the lig3 gene encoding DNA ligase 3 isoform X1 encodes MQRPIFLCQRVVYIGLQPIEQFVSTKPVPQSRGIFYYLSCYFFSAYQKHRIIQDCPLKISLFEYSTKQPDMADQRFLVEYAKRGTAGCKKCKDKIQKGIMRIGKIVPNPFSESAGEMKEWYHVKCMFEKLERARATTKKIEDITELEGWEELQDDDKELISKHVSDLMAKVNASPKKKVQAKLNNTSQITSPPADLSTNAPRKFSGFTAVNAGSSSSPAPSSSPVKPCKGSALSAQLSDPSHKDCLLREFRKLCAMVAEKNSYNVKTQIIQNFLKKGSGGDKFRGDLYLTVKLLLPGVVKSVYNLNDKQIVKLFSRIFRCNQDDMVRDLEQGDVSETVRMFFDDSKSFPPAAKSLLTLQEVDASLSRLSQLTKEDEQQKELEDLSKKCTANDLKCIIRLIKHDLKMNSGAKHVLDAVDPNAYDAFKASRNLGDVIERVLRNQQEASNGSGTRKQLTIEASLMTPVQPMLAEACKSIEYAMKKCPNGMYSEIKYDGERVQVHKDGDSFCYFSRSLKPVLPHKVAHFKEYIPKAFAGGHSIILDAEVLLIDTTTSKPLPFGTLGVHKKAAFQDANVCLFVFDCIYFNGVSLMERPLCERRKFLHDNMVEVPNRILFSEMKHVTRARDLAEMITRVIREGLEGLVLKDVKGTYEPGKRHWLKVKKDYLNEGAMADTADLVVLGAFYGKGSNGGIMSSFLMGCYDPDSKKWCTVTKCSGGYDDATLARLQKELDVIKISKEPSKIPSWLRIIKNYYPDFIIRDPEKAPIWEITGAEFSKSEMHTADGISIRFPRMTRIRDDKDWKSATNLHQLRELYRISKENCDFEVTAGTSKSNDDKGSSGGNSGSSSPSSSSHGAVIPKKTSNNGTPKAKAVKSEPRTPVSEGPSAKKAKKCENVHSNGQTTPKATPHGQASSNDQTLLDIFSGIKLFLPSSTQDFDKLRRYFVAYDGDLVPDYDAVSATHTLAEPEEESDAKRVTASWIWECIRKRHVVPPC; translated from the exons ATGCAGAGACCAATTTTCTTGTGTCAGAGGGTTGTCTATATAGGCCTAcaacctatagaacagtttgtcaGCACTAAACCTGTACCTCAGTCCAGAggtattttttattatttaagtTGCTATTTTTTCTCAGCATACCAAAAACACAGAATCATCCAGGACTGCCCTCTTAAGATTTCACTATTTGAATATTCTACCAAACAGCCAGATATGGCAGATCAAAGGTTCCTCGTGGAGTATGCCAAGCGTGGTACTGCAGGATGCAAGAAATGCAAGGACAAAATCCAGAAGGGCATTATGCGCATAGGGAAGATAGTGCCAAACCCTTTCAGTGAGTCTGCGGGGGAGATGAAAGAATGGTATCATGTCAAGTGTATGTTTGAGAAGCTGGAGAGAGCAAGGGCCACCACTAAAAAGATTGAGGACATCACAGAGCTGGAGGGCTGGGAGGAACTGCAGGACGATGACAAGGAGCTCATTAGTAAACATGTTTCAG ACCTGATGGCCAAAGTAAATGCAAGTCCAAAGAAGAAGGTGCAGGCCAAATTAAACAACACTAGTCAAATAACATCTCCTCCTGCTGATCTGTCCACAAATGCACCCCGCAAGTTCTCTGGCTTCACAG CTGTGAATGCCGGGAGCTCCAGCAGTCCGGCGCCCTCCTCTTCCCCAGTCAAACCCTGCAAGGGCAGCGCCCTGTCAGCTCAGCTCAGTGACCCCAGCCACAAAGACTGCCTGCTGCGAGAGTTTCGCAAGCTGTGTGCTATGGTGGCTGAAAAAAACAGTTACAATGTGAAGACACAGATTATCCAGAACTTTCTGAAGAAAGGCTCCGGGGGAG ATAAGTTTCGCGGTGACTTATACCTGACAGTGAAGCTGCTGCTCCCGGGGGTAGTAAAGAGTGTCTACAACCTCAATGACAAGCAGATTGTCAAACTCTTTAGCCGCATCTTTAGATGCAACCAGGATGACATGGTGCGAGATCTGGAGCAG GGGGATGTGTCTGAGACAGTACGGATGTTCTTCGATGACAGCAAATCATTTCCTCCTGCTGCCAAGAGTCTTCTGACTCTTCAGGAGGTGGACGCATCCCTGTCCCGCCTGTCCCAGCTGACCAAGGAGGATGAGCAACAGAAGGAGCTAGAGGATCTATCCAAAAA ATGCACTGCCAATGACCTAAAATGTATCATTCGACTTATCAAGCACGACTTGAAGATGAATTCCGGAGCAAAGCATGT CTTGGATGCTGTCGACCCAAATGCCTACGATGCCTTCAAGGCTTCACGTAACCTTGGTGATGTGATTGAGCGTGTGTTGAGGAACCAACAGGAGGCATCCAATGGTTCAGGCACCAGAAAACAGCTCACTATTGAGGCCTCCCTCATGACTCCCGTTCAGCCGATGTTG GCAGAGGCATGTAAATCCATAGAGTATGCCATGAAGAAATGCCCCAATGGGATGTATTCGGAGATCAAATATGATGGAGAGCGTGTACAAGTCCACAAAGATGGAGACAGCTTTTGCTACTTCAGCCGCAGTCTCAAGCCAGTGTTGCCACACAAG GTGGCCCACTTTAAGGAGTACATCCCTAAGGCTTTTGCCGGTGGCCACAGTATAATACTGGATGCTGAAGTCCTCCTCATTGACACGACCACCAGCAAACCCTTGCCTTTTGGGACCTTGGGCGTACACAAG AAAGCAGCCTTCCAGGATGCCAACGTGTGCCTTTTTGTCTTCGACTGCATCTACTTCAATGGTGTGAGCCTCATGGAGCG GCCGCTCTGCGAACGCCGGAAGTTTCTCCATGACAACATGGTTGAGGTCCCCAACAGGATCCTCTTCTCTGAAATGAAGCACGTCACT AGGGCAAGAGACCTAGCTGAAATGATTACTCGGGTAATCAGAGAAGGCCTTGAGGGACTGGTGCTGAAAGACGTCAAG GGCACCTATGAGCCAGGGAAGCGCCACTGGTTGAAGGTGAAGAAGGACTATCTGAACGAGGGGGCCATGGCTGACACGGCTGATCTGGTGGTGTTGGGGGCCTTCTACGGCAAAGGCTCCAATG GGGGCATCATGTCCAGTTTTCTAATGGGCTGTTATGACCCGGACTCCAAGAAGTGGTGCACAGTCACCAAGTGCTCCGGAGGCTATGATGACGCCACTTTGGCCAGGCTCCAGAAAGAGCTGGATGTGATCAAAATAAGCAAG GAGCCAAGCAAAATTCCTAGTTGGTTGAGAATCATCAAGAACTATTATCCAGATTTCATTATCCGCGATCCTGAG AAAGCACCCATCTGGGAGATCACAGGTGCAGAGTTTTCCAAATCAGAGATGCACACAGCTGATGGCATCTCCATCCGATTCCCCCGCATGACCCGCATCCGTGATGACAAAGACTGGAAGAGTGCCACCAACCTGCACCAGCTCAGA GAGCTGTACCGCATATCAAAAGAGAACTGTGACTTTGAAGTGACAGCTGGAACGTCTAAATCTAACGATGACAAGGGCTCATCAGGAGGCAACAGCGGCAGCAgctccccatcctcctcctcccatggAGCTGTAATTCCCAAGAAGACCA GTAACAATGGTACACCAAAAGCAAAGGCAGTGAAATCTGAACCTCGTACGCCTGTCTCAGAAGGACCCAGTGCAAAGAAG GCAAAGAAATGTGAAAATGTTCACAGCAATGGACAAACCACTCCAAAGGCTACCCCTCATGGTCAGGCATCAAGTAATGACCAG actTTATTGGACATCTTCAGTGGGATTAAGCTCTTTCTGCCCAGCTCTACTCAGGACTTTGACAAGCTGAGGCGATATTTTGTAGCTTACGATGGGGACCTTGTACCAGACTATGACGCCgtctcagccacacacacactcgcagaaCCCGAGGAGGAAAGTGATGCTAAAAGAGTCACCGCCAGCTGGATTTGGGAGTGTATCCGCAAGAGGCATGTGGTGCCGCCTTGTTGA
- the lig3 gene encoding DNA ligase 3 isoform X2, with protein MADQRFLVEYAKRGTAGCKKCKDKIQKGIMRIGKIVPNPFSESAGEMKEWYHVKCMFEKLERARATTKKIEDITELEGWEELQDDDKELISKHVSDLMAKVNASPKKKVQAKLNNTSQITSPPADLSTNAPRKFSGFTAVNAGSSSSPAPSSSPVKPCKGSALSAQLSDPSHKDCLLREFRKLCAMVAEKNSYNVKTQIIQNFLKKGSGGDKFRGDLYLTVKLLLPGVVKSVYNLNDKQIVKLFSRIFRCNQDDMVRDLEQGDVSETVRMFFDDSKSFPPAAKSLLTLQEVDASLSRLSQLTKEDEQQKELEDLSKKCTANDLKCIIRLIKHDLKMNSGAKHVLDAVDPNAYDAFKASRNLGDVIERVLRNQQEASNGSGTRKQLTIEASLMTPVQPMLAEACKSIEYAMKKCPNGMYSEIKYDGERVQVHKDGDSFCYFSRSLKPVLPHKVAHFKEYIPKAFAGGHSIILDAEVLLIDTTTSKPLPFGTLGVHKKAAFQDANVCLFVFDCIYFNGVSLMERPLCERRKFLHDNMVEVPNRILFSEMKHVTRARDLAEMITRVIREGLEGLVLKDVKGTYEPGKRHWLKVKKDYLNEGAMADTADLVVLGAFYGKGSNGGIMSSFLMGCYDPDSKKWCTVTKCSGGYDDATLARLQKELDVIKISKEPSKIPSWLRIIKNYYPDFIIRDPEKAPIWEITGAEFSKSEMHTADGISIRFPRMTRIRDDKDWKSATNLHQLRELYRISKENCDFEVTAGTSKSNDDKGSSGGNSGSSSPSSSSHGAVIPKKTSNNGTPKAKAVKSEPRTPVSEGPSAKKAKKCENVHSNGQTTPKATPHGQASSNDQTLLDIFSGIKLFLPSSTQDFDKLRRYFVAYDGDLVPDYDAVSATHTLAEPEEESDAKRVTASWIWECIRKRHVVPPC; from the exons ATGGCAGATCAAAGGTTCCTCGTGGAGTATGCCAAGCGTGGTACTGCAGGATGCAAGAAATGCAAGGACAAAATCCAGAAGGGCATTATGCGCATAGGGAAGATAGTGCCAAACCCTTTCAGTGAGTCTGCGGGGGAGATGAAAGAATGGTATCATGTCAAGTGTATGTTTGAGAAGCTGGAGAGAGCAAGGGCCACCACTAAAAAGATTGAGGACATCACAGAGCTGGAGGGCTGGGAGGAACTGCAGGACGATGACAAGGAGCTCATTAGTAAACATGTTTCAG ACCTGATGGCCAAAGTAAATGCAAGTCCAAAGAAGAAGGTGCAGGCCAAATTAAACAACACTAGTCAAATAACATCTCCTCCTGCTGATCTGTCCACAAATGCACCCCGCAAGTTCTCTGGCTTCACAG CTGTGAATGCCGGGAGCTCCAGCAGTCCGGCGCCCTCCTCTTCCCCAGTCAAACCCTGCAAGGGCAGCGCCCTGTCAGCTCAGCTCAGTGACCCCAGCCACAAAGACTGCCTGCTGCGAGAGTTTCGCAAGCTGTGTGCTATGGTGGCTGAAAAAAACAGTTACAATGTGAAGACACAGATTATCCAGAACTTTCTGAAGAAAGGCTCCGGGGGAG ATAAGTTTCGCGGTGACTTATACCTGACAGTGAAGCTGCTGCTCCCGGGGGTAGTAAAGAGTGTCTACAACCTCAATGACAAGCAGATTGTCAAACTCTTTAGCCGCATCTTTAGATGCAACCAGGATGACATGGTGCGAGATCTGGAGCAG GGGGATGTGTCTGAGACAGTACGGATGTTCTTCGATGACAGCAAATCATTTCCTCCTGCTGCCAAGAGTCTTCTGACTCTTCAGGAGGTGGACGCATCCCTGTCCCGCCTGTCCCAGCTGACCAAGGAGGATGAGCAACAGAAGGAGCTAGAGGATCTATCCAAAAA ATGCACTGCCAATGACCTAAAATGTATCATTCGACTTATCAAGCACGACTTGAAGATGAATTCCGGAGCAAAGCATGT CTTGGATGCTGTCGACCCAAATGCCTACGATGCCTTCAAGGCTTCACGTAACCTTGGTGATGTGATTGAGCGTGTGTTGAGGAACCAACAGGAGGCATCCAATGGTTCAGGCACCAGAAAACAGCTCACTATTGAGGCCTCCCTCATGACTCCCGTTCAGCCGATGTTG GCAGAGGCATGTAAATCCATAGAGTATGCCATGAAGAAATGCCCCAATGGGATGTATTCGGAGATCAAATATGATGGAGAGCGTGTACAAGTCCACAAAGATGGAGACAGCTTTTGCTACTTCAGCCGCAGTCTCAAGCCAGTGTTGCCACACAAG GTGGCCCACTTTAAGGAGTACATCCCTAAGGCTTTTGCCGGTGGCCACAGTATAATACTGGATGCTGAAGTCCTCCTCATTGACACGACCACCAGCAAACCCTTGCCTTTTGGGACCTTGGGCGTACACAAG AAAGCAGCCTTCCAGGATGCCAACGTGTGCCTTTTTGTCTTCGACTGCATCTACTTCAATGGTGTGAGCCTCATGGAGCG GCCGCTCTGCGAACGCCGGAAGTTTCTCCATGACAACATGGTTGAGGTCCCCAACAGGATCCTCTTCTCTGAAATGAAGCACGTCACT AGGGCAAGAGACCTAGCTGAAATGATTACTCGGGTAATCAGAGAAGGCCTTGAGGGACTGGTGCTGAAAGACGTCAAG GGCACCTATGAGCCAGGGAAGCGCCACTGGTTGAAGGTGAAGAAGGACTATCTGAACGAGGGGGCCATGGCTGACACGGCTGATCTGGTGGTGTTGGGGGCCTTCTACGGCAAAGGCTCCAATG GGGGCATCATGTCCAGTTTTCTAATGGGCTGTTATGACCCGGACTCCAAGAAGTGGTGCACAGTCACCAAGTGCTCCGGAGGCTATGATGACGCCACTTTGGCCAGGCTCCAGAAAGAGCTGGATGTGATCAAAATAAGCAAG GAGCCAAGCAAAATTCCTAGTTGGTTGAGAATCATCAAGAACTATTATCCAGATTTCATTATCCGCGATCCTGAG AAAGCACCCATCTGGGAGATCACAGGTGCAGAGTTTTCCAAATCAGAGATGCACACAGCTGATGGCATCTCCATCCGATTCCCCCGCATGACCCGCATCCGTGATGACAAAGACTGGAAGAGTGCCACCAACCTGCACCAGCTCAGA GAGCTGTACCGCATATCAAAAGAGAACTGTGACTTTGAAGTGACAGCTGGAACGTCTAAATCTAACGATGACAAGGGCTCATCAGGAGGCAACAGCGGCAGCAgctccccatcctcctcctcccatggAGCTGTAATTCCCAAGAAGACCA GTAACAATGGTACACCAAAAGCAAAGGCAGTGAAATCTGAACCTCGTACGCCTGTCTCAGAAGGACCCAGTGCAAAGAAG GCAAAGAAATGTGAAAATGTTCACAGCAATGGACAAACCACTCCAAAGGCTACCCCTCATGGTCAGGCATCAAGTAATGACCAG actTTATTGGACATCTTCAGTGGGATTAAGCTCTTTCTGCCCAGCTCTACTCAGGACTTTGACAAGCTGAGGCGATATTTTGTAGCTTACGATGGGGACCTTGTACCAGACTATGACGCCgtctcagccacacacacactcgcagaaCCCGAGGAGGAAAGTGATGCTAAAAGAGTCACCGCCAGCTGGATTTGGGAGTGTATCCGCAAGAGGCATGTGGTGCCGCCTTGTTGA